The Leishmania braziliensis MHOM/BR/75/M2904 complete genome, chromosome 12 genome window below encodes:
- a CDS encoding putative vacuolar ATP synthase subunit, which yields MANSVRYRNGEQRIVGIIGDEDTVTGFLLAGVGDNRVMLNQGENPGEGQRRGFPANYYVVNPSTPLSEIEEAFTTMCARKDIGIIIICQHIANDIRHLVEEHNSVIPCILEIPSKGQKYDAEKDFVLEKITRALGMR from the coding sequence ATGGCGAACTCTGTTCGCTACCGCAACGGTGAGCAGCGCATCGTCGGTATAATCGGGGATGAGGATACAGTCACTGGGTTTCTTCTTGCTGGAGTCGGCGACAACCGAGTGATGCTCAACCAAGGGGAGAACCCAGGCGAAGGGCAACGAAGGGGGTTTCCAGCAAATTATTATGTCGTGAATCCATCGACTCCTTTATCCGAGATCGAAGAAGCATTTACAACGATGTGTGCGCGCAAGGATATCGGTATCATCATCATCTGTCAGCACATCGCGAACGATATTCGCCATCTTGTGGAAGAGCACAACAGTGTGATTCCTTGCATACTTGAGATTCCAAGCAAGGGGCAAAAGTATGACGCCGAGAAGGATTTTGTGCTGGAAAAGATCACTCGTGCGCTGGGTATGCGGTAG
- the PGI gene encoding glucose-6-phosphate isomerase: protein MATATFNAPYEIARKTKVLGASDSSLSKLSAWKRLEFLYEKYGNESILSHFEKDQQRFSRYSIEVPLQCDDNFLFLDYSKSHINDEVKDALVALAEERGVRAFIKAMFDGQQVNSTEKRAVLHVALRNRSNRAINVNGKDIMTDVNLVLAQMKDFTDKVRSGEWKGQTGKSIHYIVNVGIGGSDLGPVMVYESLKPFSMRDMHCFFVSNVDGTHMAEVLKQVNMEETIFIIASKTFTTQETLTNAMSARNAFIDYLKSNNIPSDGAVAKHFVAISTNAKEVREFGIDTANMFEFWDWVGGRYSVWSAIGLSVMLSIGYENFVEFLTGAHVIDNHFASAPVEQNLPMMLALVGIWYNNFFGAETQAVLPYDQYLWRLPAYLQQLDMESNGKGVTKKSGAVTVQTGPIIFGEAGTNGQHAFYQLIHQGTKIIPCDFIGCVQTQNRVGDHHRILMSNFFAQTEALMVGKSAEEVRQELVKSGMPSDAIESLLPHKTFTGSRPSNSILVNALTPRALGAIIAMYEHKVLVQGAIWGINSYDQWGVELGKVLAKSILPQLKSGNIVSNHDGSTNGLINMFNTRAHL from the coding sequence ATGGCCACTGCGACTTTCAATGCACCGTATGAGATAGCACGCAAGACCAAAGTGTTGGGAGCCTCAGACAGCAGCCTCTCGAAGTTGTCTGCGTGGAAACGCCTGGAGTTCCTATACGAGAAGTACGGCAACGAGTCCATCTTGTCGCATTTCGAGAAGgatcagcagcgcttcagTCGGTACTCGATTGAGGTTCCACTACAGTGTGACGACAattttctcttcctcgactACTCCAAGTCACACATCAACGACGAAGTTAAGGATGCGTTGGTGGCGTTGGCCGAAGAGCGTGGTGTTCGAGCGTTTATCAAGGCTATGTTTGATGGACAGCAGGTGAATTCCACTGAGAAGCGTGCAGTACTGcatgtggcgctgcgcaaccGCAGCAACCGGGCTATCAACGTCAACGGCAAGGATATAATGACTGATGTGAACCTCGTGCTTGCCCAGATGAAGGATTTTACCGACAAAGTTCGCAGTGGAGAGTGGAAGGGTCAAACGGGCAAGTCTATTCACTATATCGTCAACGTTGGGATTGGCGGCAGCGACCTTGGCCCGGTCATGGTGTACGAGTCGCTGAAGCCGTTCTCCATGCGTGACATGCACTGCTTTTTTGTCTCCAACGTCGATGGCACGCACATGGCTGAGGTTTTGAAGCAGGTTAACATGGAGGAGACCATCTTTATTATTGCAAGCAAGACGTTCACTACCCAAGAAACGTTGACGAATGCCATGTCTGCACGCAACGCCTTCATAGACTACCTCAAGTCAAACAATATCCCGTCGGATGGCGCTGTTGCGAAGCATTTTGTTGCCATCTCGACCAATGCGAAAGAGGTTCGCGAGTTTGGCATCGATACGGCTAACATGTTTGAGTTCTGGGACTGGGTGGGTGGCCGCTACTCTGTGTGGTCCGCCATTGGTCTCTCTGTGATGCTTTCGATTGGCTATGAGAACTTTGTAGAGTTTCTGACTGGCGCGCACGTCATTGATAACCACTTTGCGTCAGCGCCGGTGGAGCAGAATTTGCCGATGATGCTGGCTTTGGTCGGGATCTGGTACAATAACTTTTTCGGCGCGGAGACCCAGGCGGTGCTTCCGTACGACCAGTACCTGTGGCGCCTGCCGGCCTACCTTCAGCAGCTGGACATGGAGAGCAACGGCAAGGGTGTGACCAAGAAGTCGGGCGCGGTGACTGTGCAGACGGGCCCGATCATCTTCGGTGAGGCTGGCACTAATGGCCAGCACGCATTCTATCAGCTCATTCACCAGGGCACCAAGATCATCCCGTGCGATTTCATCGGGTGCGTCCAAACGCAGAACCGCGTGGGCGACCACCACCGGATCCTGATGAGCAATTTCTTTGCACAGACGGAGGCGCTCATGGTTGGAAAGAGCGCGGAGGAAGTTCGTCAGGAACTCGTCAAGTCTGGTATGCCGTCTGATGCTATTGAGTCCCTGCTTCCGCACAAAACGTTTACAGGTAGCCGTCCCAGCAACTCGATCCTGGTGAATGCTCTCACACCGCGTGCTCTGGGTGCCATCATCGCCATGTACGAGCACAAAGTCCTTGTACAAGGTGCGATCTGGGGCATCAACAGCTATGACCAGTGGGGTGTGGAGCTTGGTAAGGTGCTTGCCAAGTCTATCCTGCCGCAACTCAAGTCCGGCAATATCGTTTCCAACCACGACGGCTCTACAAATGGCCTGATCAACATGTTCAACACTCGCGCACATCTGTGA